Proteins from a genomic interval of Taeniopygia guttata chromosome 33, bTaeGut7.mat, whole genome shotgun sequence:
- the ATP1A3 gene encoding sodium/potassium-transporting ATPase subunit alpha-3 isoform X3, with amino-acid sequence MKGAPERILDRCSTILLQGKEQPLDEEMKEAFQNAYLELGGLGERVLGFCHFYLPEEQYPKGFAFDCDDVNFATDNLCFVGLMSMIDPPRAAVPDAVGKCRSAGIKVIMVTGDHPITAKAIAKGVGIISEGNETVEDIAARLNIPVSQVNPRDAKACVIHGTDLKDMSSEQIDEILQNHTEIVFARTSPQQKLIIVEGCQRQGAIVAVTGDGVNDSPALKKADIGVAMGIAGSDVSKQAADMILLDDNFASIVTGVEEGRLIFDNLKKSIAYTLTSNIPEITPFLLFIMANIPLPLGTITILCIDLGTDMVPAISLAYEAAESDIMKRQPRNPRSDKLVNERLISMAYGQIGMIQALGGFFAYFVILAENGFLPSCLVGIRLRWDDRTINDLEDSYGQQWTYEQRKVVEFTCHTAFFVSIVVVQWADLIICKTRRNSVFQQGMKNKILIFGLFEETALAAFLSYCPGMDVALRMYPLKPSWWFCAFPYSFLIFVYDEIRKLILRRNPGGWVEKETYY; translated from the exons ATGAAGGGCGCGCCCGAGCGCATCCTGGACCGCTGCTCCAccatcctgctgcagggcaAGGAGCAGCCGCTGGACGAGGAGATGAAGGAGGCCTTCCAGAACGCCTACCTGGAGCTGGGCGGGCTCGGCGAGCGCGTCCTCG GTTTCTGCCACTTCTACCTGCCCGAGGAGCAGTACCCGAAGGGCTTCGCCTTCGACTGCGACGACGTCAACTTCGCCACCGACAACCTTTGCTTCGTGGGGCTGATGTCCATGATCgacccgccccgcgccgccgtGCCCGACGCCGTCGGCAAATGCCGCAGCGCCGGCATCAag gtGATCATGGTGACCGGTGACCACCCGATCACGGCCAAGGCCATCGCCAAGGGCGTGGGGATCATCTCCGAGGGCAACGAGACCGTGGAGGACATCGCGGCGCGCCTCAACATCCCCGTCAGCCAGGTGAaccccag GGACGCCAAGGCGTGCGTGATCCACGGCACGGACCTGAAGGACATGAGCTCGGAGCAGATCGACGAGATCCTGCAGAACCACACCGAGATCGTCTTCGCCCGCACGTCCCCCCAGCAGAAGCTGATCATCGTCGAGGGCTGCCAGAGACAg GGCGCCATCGTGGCGGTGACGGGCGACGGCGTGAACGACTCGCCGGCGCTGAAGAAGGCCGACATCGGCGTGGCCATGGGCATCGCCGGCTCCGACGTCTCCAAGCAGGCGGCCGACATGATCCTGCTGGACGACAACTTCGCCTCCATCGTCACCGGCGTCGAGGAGG GGCGGCTGATCTTCGACAACCTGAAGAAGTCGATCGCCTACACGCTGACCAGCAACATCCCCGAGATCACCCCGTTCCTGCTCTTCATCATGGCCAACATCCCGCTGCCGCTGGGCACCATCACCATCCTCTGCATCGACCTGGGCACCGACATG gtgcccgCCATCTCCCTGGCCTACGAGGCGGCCGAGAGCGACATCATGAAGCGGCAGCCGCGGAACCCCCGAAGCGACAAACTGGTCAACGAGCGGCTGATCAGCATGGCCTACGGCCAGAtcg GGATGATCCAGGCGCTGGGCGGGTTCTTCGCCTACTTCGTGATCCTGGCGGAGAACGGCTTCCTGCCCTCGTGCCTGGTGGGCATCCGGCTGCGCTGGGACGACCGCACCATCAACGACCTGGAGGACTCCTACGGGCAGCAGTGG ACCTACGAGCAGCGCAAGGTGGTGGAGTTCACGTGCCACACGGCGTTCTTCGTCAGCATCGTGGTGGTGCAGTGGGCGGATCTCATCATCTGCAAAACGCGCCGCAACTCCGTCTTCCAGCAGGGCATGAA gaataaaatattgattttcgGGCTGTTCGAGGAGACGGCGCTGGCGGCGTTCCTGTCCTACTGCCCCGGCATGGACGTGGCGCTGCGCATGTACCCCCTGAA GCCCAGCTGGTGGTTCTGCGCCTTCCCCTACAGTTTCCTCATCTTCGTCTACGACGAGATCCGCAAACTCATCCTGCGCCGCAACCCCGGAG GTTGGGTGGAGAAGGAAACCTACTActga
- the ATP1A3 gene encoding sodium/potassium-transporting ATPase subunit alpha-3 isoform X2, giving the protein MGFGGSDSYRVATTQDKGGDKESPKKGKSKTRDLDDLKKEVAMTEHKMSIEEVCRKYNTDCVQGLTHSKAQEILARDGPNALTPPPTTPEWVKFCRQLFGGFSILLWIGAILCFLAYGIQAGTEDEPSNDNLYLGIVLAAVVIITGCFSYYQEAKSSKIMESFKNMVPQQALVIREGEKMQVNAEEVVVGDLVEVKGGDRVPADLRIISAHGCKVDNSSLTGESEPQTRSPDCTHDNPLETRNITFFSTNCVEGTARGVVIATGDRTVMGRIATLASGLEVGKTPIAVEIEHFIQLITGVAVFLGISFFILSLILGYTWLEAVIFLIGIIVANVPEGLLATVTVCLTLTAKRMARKNCLVKNLEAVETLGSTSTICSDKTGTLTQNRMTVAHMWFDNQIHEADTTEDQSGTAFDKSSPTWVALSHIAGLCNRAVFKGGQENVPILKRDVAGDASESALLKCIELSSGSVKVMRERNKKVAEIPFNSTNKYQLSIHETEDPNDNRYLLVMKGAPERILDRCSTILLQGKEQPLDEEMKEAFQNAYLELGGLGERVLGFCHFYLPEEQYPKGFAFDCDDVNFATDNLCFVGLMSMIDPPRAAVPDAVGKCRSAGIKVIMVTGDHPITAKAIAKGVGIISEGNETVEDIAARLNIPVSQVNPRDAKACVIHGTDLKDMSSEQIDEILQNHTEIVFARTSPQQKLIIVEGCQRQGAIVAVTGDGVNDSPALKKADIGVAMGIAGSDVSKQAADMILLDDNFASIVTGVEEGRLIFDNLKKSIAYTLTSNIPEITPFLLFIMANIPLPLGTITILCIDLGTDMVPAISLAYEAAESDIMKRQPRNPRSDKLVNERLISMAYGQIGMIQALGGFFAYFVILAENGFLPSCLVGIRLRWDDRTINDLEDSYGQQWTYEQRKVVEFTCHTAFFVSIVVVQWADLIICKTRRNSVFQQGMKNKILIFGLFEETALAAFLSYCPGMDVALRMYPLKPSWWFCAFPYSFLIFVYDEIRKLILRRNPGGWVEKETYY; this is encoded by the exons TTCGGCGGCTCCGACAGTTACCGAGTGGCCACCACGCAGGACAAGGGGGGCGACAAGGAGTCCCCCAAAAAGGGCAAGAGCAAGACCCGCGACCTCGATGACCTCAAGAAGGAGGTGGCCATG ACGGAGCACAAGATGTCGATCGAGGAGGTCTGCAGGAAGTACAACACCGACTGTGTCCAG GGCCTGACGCACAGCAAGGCGCAGGAGATCCTGGCGCGGGACGGCCCCAACGCGCTGACGCCGCCGCCCACCACGCCCGAGTGGGTGAAGTTCTGCCGGCAGCTCTTCGGCGGCTTCTCCATCCTGCTCTGGATCGGCGCCATCCTGTGTTTCCTGGCCTACGGCATCCAGGCGGGCACCGAGGACGAGCCCTCCAACGACAAC CTGTACCTCGGCATCGTCCTGGCCGCCGTCGTCATCATCACCGGCTGCTTCTCCTACTACCAGGAGGCCAAGAGCTCCAAAATCATGGAATCCTTCAAGAACATGGTGCCCcag CAAGCCCTGGTGATCCGCGAGGGCGAGAAGATGCAGGTGAACGCCGAGGAGGTCGTGGTCGGGGACCTGGTGGAGGTCAAGGGCGGCGACCGAGTCCCGGCCGACCTCAGGATCATCTCGGCCCACGGCTGCAAG GTGGACAACTCCTCTCTGACGGGCGAGTCGGAGCCGCAGACGCGCTCGCCCGACTGCACCCACGACAACCCCCTGGAGACGCGCAACATCACCTTCTTCTCCACCAACTGCGTCGAGG GCACGGCGCGCGGCGTGGTGATCGCCACGGGTGACCGCACGGTGATGGGCCGCATCGCCACGCTGGCCTCGGGGCTGGAGGTGGGCAAGACGCCGATCGCGGTGGAGATCGAGCACTTCATCCAGCTGATCACCGGCGTCGCCGTCTTCCTCGGCATCTCCTTCTTCATCCTCTCCCTCATCCTGGGCTACACCTGGCTGGAGGCCGTCATCTTCCTCATCGGCATCATCGTGGCCAACGTGCCCGAGGGGCTGCTGGCCACCGTCACC GTGTGCCTGACGCTGACGGCCAAGCGCATGGCCCGGAAGAACTGCCTGGTGAAGAACCTGGAGGCCGTGGAGACGTTGGGCTCCACCTCCACCATCTGCTCCGACAAGACCGGGACCCTCACCCAGAACCGCATGACCGTGGCCCACATGTGGTTCGACAACCAGATCCACGAGGCCGACACCACCGAGGACCAGTCCG GCACGGCGTTCGACAAGAGCTCACCCACGTGGGTGGCGCTGAGCCACATCGCCGGACTCTGCAACCGCGCCGTCTTCAAGGGCGGCCAGGAGAACGTGCCCATCCTCAAG CGCGACGTGGCCGGAGACGCCTCCGAGTCGGCGCTGCTCAAGTGCATCGAACTCTCCTCGGGCTCCGTCAAGGTCATGCGGGAGCGCAACAAGAAAGTGGCCGAGATCCCCTTCAACTCCACCAACAAGTACCAg CTCTCCATCCACGAGACCGAGGACCCCAACGACAACCGGTACCTGCTGGTGATGAAGGGCGCGCCCGAGCGCATCCTGGACCGCTGCTCCAccatcctgctgcagggcaAGGAGCAGCCGCTGGACGAGGAGATGAAGGAGGCCTTCCAGAACGCCTACCTGGAGCTGGGCGGGCTCGGCGAGCGCGTCCTCG GTTTCTGCCACTTCTACCTGCCCGAGGAGCAGTACCCGAAGGGCTTCGCCTTCGACTGCGACGACGTCAACTTCGCCACCGACAACCTTTGCTTCGTGGGGCTGATGTCCATGATCgacccgccccgcgccgccgtGCCCGACGCCGTCGGCAAATGCCGCAGCGCCGGCATCAag gtGATCATGGTGACCGGTGACCACCCGATCACGGCCAAGGCCATCGCCAAGGGCGTGGGGATCATCTCCGAGGGCAACGAGACCGTGGAGGACATCGCGGCGCGCCTCAACATCCCCGTCAGCCAGGTGAaccccag GGACGCCAAGGCGTGCGTGATCCACGGCACGGACCTGAAGGACATGAGCTCGGAGCAGATCGACGAGATCCTGCAGAACCACACCGAGATCGTCTTCGCCCGCACGTCCCCCCAGCAGAAGCTGATCATCGTCGAGGGCTGCCAGAGACAg GGCGCCATCGTGGCGGTGACGGGCGACGGCGTGAACGACTCGCCGGCGCTGAAGAAGGCCGACATCGGCGTGGCCATGGGCATCGCCGGCTCCGACGTCTCCAAGCAGGCGGCCGACATGATCCTGCTGGACGACAACTTCGCCTCCATCGTCACCGGCGTCGAGGAGG GGCGGCTGATCTTCGACAACCTGAAGAAGTCGATCGCCTACACGCTGACCAGCAACATCCCCGAGATCACCCCGTTCCTGCTCTTCATCATGGCCAACATCCCGCTGCCGCTGGGCACCATCACCATCCTCTGCATCGACCTGGGCACCGACATG gtgcccgCCATCTCCCTGGCCTACGAGGCGGCCGAGAGCGACATCATGAAGCGGCAGCCGCGGAACCCCCGAAGCGACAAACTGGTCAACGAGCGGCTGATCAGCATGGCCTACGGCCAGAtcg GGATGATCCAGGCGCTGGGCGGGTTCTTCGCCTACTTCGTGATCCTGGCGGAGAACGGCTTCCTGCCCTCGTGCCTGGTGGGCATCCGGCTGCGCTGGGACGACCGCACCATCAACGACCTGGAGGACTCCTACGGGCAGCAGTGG ACCTACGAGCAGCGCAAGGTGGTGGAGTTCACGTGCCACACGGCGTTCTTCGTCAGCATCGTGGTGGTGCAGTGGGCGGATCTCATCATCTGCAAAACGCGCCGCAACTCCGTCTTCCAGCAGGGCATGAA gaataaaatattgattttcgGGCTGTTCGAGGAGACGGCGCTGGCGGCGTTCCTGTCCTACTGCCCCGGCATGGACGTGGCGCTGCGCATGTACCCCCTGAA GCCCAGCTGGTGGTTCTGCGCCTTCCCCTACAGTTTCCTCATCTTCGTCTACGACGAGATCCGCAAACTCATCCTGCGCCGCAACCCCGGAG GTTGGGTGGAGAAGGAAACCTACTActga
- the ATP1A3 gene encoding sodium/potassium-transporting ATPase subunit alpha-3 isoform X4 codes for MSSEQIDEILQNHTEIVFARTSPQQKLIIVEGCQRQGAIVAVTGDGVNDSPALKKADIGVAMGIAGSDVSKQAADMILLDDNFASIVTGVEEGRLIFDNLKKSIAYTLTSNIPEITPFLLFIMANIPLPLGTITILCIDLGTDMVPAISLAYEAAESDIMKRQPRNPRSDKLVNERLISMAYGQIGMIQALGGFFAYFVILAENGFLPSCLVGIRLRWDDRTINDLEDSYGQQWTYEQRKVVEFTCHTAFFVSIVVVQWADLIICKTRRNSVFQQGMKNKILIFGLFEETALAAFLSYCPGMDVALRMYPLKPSWWFCAFPYSFLIFVYDEIRKLILRRNPGGWVEKETYY; via the exons ATGAGCTCGGAGCAGATCGACGAGATCCTGCAGAACCACACCGAGATCGTCTTCGCCCGCACGTCCCCCCAGCAGAAGCTGATCATCGTCGAGGGCTGCCAGAGACAg GGCGCCATCGTGGCGGTGACGGGCGACGGCGTGAACGACTCGCCGGCGCTGAAGAAGGCCGACATCGGCGTGGCCATGGGCATCGCCGGCTCCGACGTCTCCAAGCAGGCGGCCGACATGATCCTGCTGGACGACAACTTCGCCTCCATCGTCACCGGCGTCGAGGAGG GGCGGCTGATCTTCGACAACCTGAAGAAGTCGATCGCCTACACGCTGACCAGCAACATCCCCGAGATCACCCCGTTCCTGCTCTTCATCATGGCCAACATCCCGCTGCCGCTGGGCACCATCACCATCCTCTGCATCGACCTGGGCACCGACATG gtgcccgCCATCTCCCTGGCCTACGAGGCGGCCGAGAGCGACATCATGAAGCGGCAGCCGCGGAACCCCCGAAGCGACAAACTGGTCAACGAGCGGCTGATCAGCATGGCCTACGGCCAGAtcg GGATGATCCAGGCGCTGGGCGGGTTCTTCGCCTACTTCGTGATCCTGGCGGAGAACGGCTTCCTGCCCTCGTGCCTGGTGGGCATCCGGCTGCGCTGGGACGACCGCACCATCAACGACCTGGAGGACTCCTACGGGCAGCAGTGG ACCTACGAGCAGCGCAAGGTGGTGGAGTTCACGTGCCACACGGCGTTCTTCGTCAGCATCGTGGTGGTGCAGTGGGCGGATCTCATCATCTGCAAAACGCGCCGCAACTCCGTCTTCCAGCAGGGCATGAA gaataaaatattgattttcgGGCTGTTCGAGGAGACGGCGCTGGCGGCGTTCCTGTCCTACTGCCCCGGCATGGACGTGGCGCTGCGCATGTACCCCCTGAA GCCCAGCTGGTGGTTCTGCGCCTTCCCCTACAGTTTCCTCATCTTCGTCTACGACGAGATCCGCAAACTCATCCTGCGCCGCAACCCCGGAG GTTGGGTGGAGAAGGAAACCTACTActga
- the ATP1A3 gene encoding sodium/potassium-transporting ATPase subunit alpha-3 isoform X6, producing MAYGQIGMIQALGGFFAYFVILAENGFLPSCLVGIRLRWDDRTINDLEDSYGQQWTYEQRKVVEFTCHTAFFVSIVVVQWADLIICKTRRNSVFQQGMKNKILIFGLFEETALAAFLSYCPGMDVALRMYPLKPSWWFCAFPYSFLIFVYDEIRKLILRRNPGGWVEKETYY from the exons ATGGCCTACGGCCAGAtcg GGATGATCCAGGCGCTGGGCGGGTTCTTCGCCTACTTCGTGATCCTGGCGGAGAACGGCTTCCTGCCCTCGTGCCTGGTGGGCATCCGGCTGCGCTGGGACGACCGCACCATCAACGACCTGGAGGACTCCTACGGGCAGCAGTGG ACCTACGAGCAGCGCAAGGTGGTGGAGTTCACGTGCCACACGGCGTTCTTCGTCAGCATCGTGGTGGTGCAGTGGGCGGATCTCATCATCTGCAAAACGCGCCGCAACTCCGTCTTCCAGCAGGGCATGAA gaataaaatattgattttcgGGCTGTTCGAGGAGACGGCGCTGGCGGCGTTCCTGTCCTACTGCCCCGGCATGGACGTGGCGCTGCGCATGTACCCCCTGAA GCCCAGCTGGTGGTTCTGCGCCTTCCCCTACAGTTTCCTCATCTTCGTCTACGACGAGATCCGCAAACTCATCCTGCGCCGCAACCCCGGAG GTTGGGTGGAGAAGGAAACCTACTActga
- the ATP1A3 gene encoding sodium/potassium-transporting ATPase subunit alpha-3 isoform X5: MVPAISLAYEAAESDIMKRQPRNPRSDKLVNERLISMAYGQIGMIQALGGFFAYFVILAENGFLPSCLVGIRLRWDDRTINDLEDSYGQQWTYEQRKVVEFTCHTAFFVSIVVVQWADLIICKTRRNSVFQQGMKNKILIFGLFEETALAAFLSYCPGMDVALRMYPLKPSWWFCAFPYSFLIFVYDEIRKLILRRNPGGWVEKETYY, encoded by the exons ATG gtgcccgCCATCTCCCTGGCCTACGAGGCGGCCGAGAGCGACATCATGAAGCGGCAGCCGCGGAACCCCCGAAGCGACAAACTGGTCAACGAGCGGCTGATCAGCATGGCCTACGGCCAGAtcg GGATGATCCAGGCGCTGGGCGGGTTCTTCGCCTACTTCGTGATCCTGGCGGAGAACGGCTTCCTGCCCTCGTGCCTGGTGGGCATCCGGCTGCGCTGGGACGACCGCACCATCAACGACCTGGAGGACTCCTACGGGCAGCAGTGG ACCTACGAGCAGCGCAAGGTGGTGGAGTTCACGTGCCACACGGCGTTCTTCGTCAGCATCGTGGTGGTGCAGTGGGCGGATCTCATCATCTGCAAAACGCGCCGCAACTCCGTCTTCCAGCAGGGCATGAA gaataaaatattgattttcgGGCTGTTCGAGGAGACGGCGCTGGCGGCGTTCCTGTCCTACTGCCCCGGCATGGACGTGGCGCTGCGCATGTACCCCCTGAA GCCCAGCTGGTGGTTCTGCGCCTTCCCCTACAGTTTCCTCATCTTCGTCTACGACGAGATCCGCAAACTCATCCTGCGCCGCAACCCCGGAG GTTGGGTGGAGAAGGAAACCTACTActga
- the RABAC1 gene encoding prenylated Rab acceptor protein 1 has protein sequence MAEVAPPPQEPPGAESDPRGGLGRLSPPGWAWRWLGARRAGLRPWGSFLDQRRFGVPRDLGELWRRLGQNAERFQSNYLLLFLALLLYCLLSSPLLLVALGVFFGVAVRLRAREAPLVLLGRELSPAHQLGVAAGVSLPLFWLAGAGAALFWLLGAALVFLGSHAAFRELEPPESAELQMEPV, from the exons ATGGCCGAGGTCGCGCCCCCCCCTCAGGAGCCGCCGGGGGCCGAGAGCGACCCCAGAGGGGggctgggcag GCTGTCCCCCCCCGGCTGGGCCTGGCGCTGGCTCGGGGCGCgccgggcggggctgcggccGTGGGGGTCGTTCCTGGACCAGCGGCGATTTGGGGTCCCCcgagatttgggggagctgtGGCGGCGCCTGGGGCAGAACGCCGAGAGGTTCCAGAGCAACtacctgctgctgttcctggcgCTGCTGCTCTACTGCCT tttgAGCTCCCCGCTGCTCCTCGTTGCTCTCGGGGTGTTTTTCGGCGTCGCCGTTCGGCTCCGGGCCCGGGAGGCGCcgctggtgctgctgg GCCGTGAGTTAAGCCCCGCCCACCAGCTGGGCGTGGCCGccggggtttccctgcccctgttcTGGCtggcgggggcgggggcggcgctcTTCTGGCTGCTgg gagccgctctggtgtttttggggtcccacgcGGCGTTCCGGGAGTTGGAGCCCCCCGAGAGCGCCGAGCTGCAGATGGAGCCCGTGTGA
- the ATP1A3 gene encoding sodium/potassium-transporting ATPase subunit alpha-3 isoform X1, with the protein MGDKGGDKESPKKGKSKTRDLDDLKKEVAMTEHKMSIEEVCRKYNTDCVQGLTHSKAQEILARDGPNALTPPPTTPEWVKFCRQLFGGFSILLWIGAILCFLAYGIQAGTEDEPSNDNLYLGIVLAAVVIITGCFSYYQEAKSSKIMESFKNMVPQQALVIREGEKMQVNAEEVVVGDLVEVKGGDRVPADLRIISAHGCKVDNSSLTGESEPQTRSPDCTHDNPLETRNITFFSTNCVEGTARGVVIATGDRTVMGRIATLASGLEVGKTPIAVEIEHFIQLITGVAVFLGISFFILSLILGYTWLEAVIFLIGIIVANVPEGLLATVTVCLTLTAKRMARKNCLVKNLEAVETLGSTSTICSDKTGTLTQNRMTVAHMWFDNQIHEADTTEDQSGTAFDKSSPTWVALSHIAGLCNRAVFKGGQENVPILKRDVAGDASESALLKCIELSSGSVKVMRERNKKVAEIPFNSTNKYQLSIHETEDPNDNRYLLVMKGAPERILDRCSTILLQGKEQPLDEEMKEAFQNAYLELGGLGERVLGFCHFYLPEEQYPKGFAFDCDDVNFATDNLCFVGLMSMIDPPRAAVPDAVGKCRSAGIKVIMVTGDHPITAKAIAKGVGIISEGNETVEDIAARLNIPVSQVNPRDAKACVIHGTDLKDMSSEQIDEILQNHTEIVFARTSPQQKLIIVEGCQRQGAIVAVTGDGVNDSPALKKADIGVAMGIAGSDVSKQAADMILLDDNFASIVTGVEEGRLIFDNLKKSIAYTLTSNIPEITPFLLFIMANIPLPLGTITILCIDLGTDMVPAISLAYEAAESDIMKRQPRNPRSDKLVNERLISMAYGQIGMIQALGGFFAYFVILAENGFLPSCLVGIRLRWDDRTINDLEDSYGQQWTYEQRKVVEFTCHTAFFVSIVVVQWADLIICKTRRNSVFQQGMKNKILIFGLFEETALAAFLSYCPGMDVALRMYPLKPSWWFCAFPYSFLIFVYDEIRKLILRRNPGGWVEKETYY; encoded by the exons GACAAGGGGGGCGACAAGGAGTCCCCCAAAAAGGGCAAGAGCAAGACCCGCGACCTCGATGACCTCAAGAAGGAGGTGGCCATG ACGGAGCACAAGATGTCGATCGAGGAGGTCTGCAGGAAGTACAACACCGACTGTGTCCAG GGCCTGACGCACAGCAAGGCGCAGGAGATCCTGGCGCGGGACGGCCCCAACGCGCTGACGCCGCCGCCCACCACGCCCGAGTGGGTGAAGTTCTGCCGGCAGCTCTTCGGCGGCTTCTCCATCCTGCTCTGGATCGGCGCCATCCTGTGTTTCCTGGCCTACGGCATCCAGGCGGGCACCGAGGACGAGCCCTCCAACGACAAC CTGTACCTCGGCATCGTCCTGGCCGCCGTCGTCATCATCACCGGCTGCTTCTCCTACTACCAGGAGGCCAAGAGCTCCAAAATCATGGAATCCTTCAAGAACATGGTGCCCcag CAAGCCCTGGTGATCCGCGAGGGCGAGAAGATGCAGGTGAACGCCGAGGAGGTCGTGGTCGGGGACCTGGTGGAGGTCAAGGGCGGCGACCGAGTCCCGGCCGACCTCAGGATCATCTCGGCCCACGGCTGCAAG GTGGACAACTCCTCTCTGACGGGCGAGTCGGAGCCGCAGACGCGCTCGCCCGACTGCACCCACGACAACCCCCTGGAGACGCGCAACATCACCTTCTTCTCCACCAACTGCGTCGAGG GCACGGCGCGCGGCGTGGTGATCGCCACGGGTGACCGCACGGTGATGGGCCGCATCGCCACGCTGGCCTCGGGGCTGGAGGTGGGCAAGACGCCGATCGCGGTGGAGATCGAGCACTTCATCCAGCTGATCACCGGCGTCGCCGTCTTCCTCGGCATCTCCTTCTTCATCCTCTCCCTCATCCTGGGCTACACCTGGCTGGAGGCCGTCATCTTCCTCATCGGCATCATCGTGGCCAACGTGCCCGAGGGGCTGCTGGCCACCGTCACC GTGTGCCTGACGCTGACGGCCAAGCGCATGGCCCGGAAGAACTGCCTGGTGAAGAACCTGGAGGCCGTGGAGACGTTGGGCTCCACCTCCACCATCTGCTCCGACAAGACCGGGACCCTCACCCAGAACCGCATGACCGTGGCCCACATGTGGTTCGACAACCAGATCCACGAGGCCGACACCACCGAGGACCAGTCCG GCACGGCGTTCGACAAGAGCTCACCCACGTGGGTGGCGCTGAGCCACATCGCCGGACTCTGCAACCGCGCCGTCTTCAAGGGCGGCCAGGAGAACGTGCCCATCCTCAAG CGCGACGTGGCCGGAGACGCCTCCGAGTCGGCGCTGCTCAAGTGCATCGAACTCTCCTCGGGCTCCGTCAAGGTCATGCGGGAGCGCAACAAGAAAGTGGCCGAGATCCCCTTCAACTCCACCAACAAGTACCAg CTCTCCATCCACGAGACCGAGGACCCCAACGACAACCGGTACCTGCTGGTGATGAAGGGCGCGCCCGAGCGCATCCTGGACCGCTGCTCCAccatcctgctgcagggcaAGGAGCAGCCGCTGGACGAGGAGATGAAGGAGGCCTTCCAGAACGCCTACCTGGAGCTGGGCGGGCTCGGCGAGCGCGTCCTCG GTTTCTGCCACTTCTACCTGCCCGAGGAGCAGTACCCGAAGGGCTTCGCCTTCGACTGCGACGACGTCAACTTCGCCACCGACAACCTTTGCTTCGTGGGGCTGATGTCCATGATCgacccgccccgcgccgccgtGCCCGACGCCGTCGGCAAATGCCGCAGCGCCGGCATCAag gtGATCATGGTGACCGGTGACCACCCGATCACGGCCAAGGCCATCGCCAAGGGCGTGGGGATCATCTCCGAGGGCAACGAGACCGTGGAGGACATCGCGGCGCGCCTCAACATCCCCGTCAGCCAGGTGAaccccag GGACGCCAAGGCGTGCGTGATCCACGGCACGGACCTGAAGGACATGAGCTCGGAGCAGATCGACGAGATCCTGCAGAACCACACCGAGATCGTCTTCGCCCGCACGTCCCCCCAGCAGAAGCTGATCATCGTCGAGGGCTGCCAGAGACAg GGCGCCATCGTGGCGGTGACGGGCGACGGCGTGAACGACTCGCCGGCGCTGAAGAAGGCCGACATCGGCGTGGCCATGGGCATCGCCGGCTCCGACGTCTCCAAGCAGGCGGCCGACATGATCCTGCTGGACGACAACTTCGCCTCCATCGTCACCGGCGTCGAGGAGG GGCGGCTGATCTTCGACAACCTGAAGAAGTCGATCGCCTACACGCTGACCAGCAACATCCCCGAGATCACCCCGTTCCTGCTCTTCATCATGGCCAACATCCCGCTGCCGCTGGGCACCATCACCATCCTCTGCATCGACCTGGGCACCGACATG gtgcccgCCATCTCCCTGGCCTACGAGGCGGCCGAGAGCGACATCATGAAGCGGCAGCCGCGGAACCCCCGAAGCGACAAACTGGTCAACGAGCGGCTGATCAGCATGGCCTACGGCCAGAtcg GGATGATCCAGGCGCTGGGCGGGTTCTTCGCCTACTTCGTGATCCTGGCGGAGAACGGCTTCCTGCCCTCGTGCCTGGTGGGCATCCGGCTGCGCTGGGACGACCGCACCATCAACGACCTGGAGGACTCCTACGGGCAGCAGTGG ACCTACGAGCAGCGCAAGGTGGTGGAGTTCACGTGCCACACGGCGTTCTTCGTCAGCATCGTGGTGGTGCAGTGGGCGGATCTCATCATCTGCAAAACGCGCCGCAACTCCGTCTTCCAGCAGGGCATGAA gaataaaatattgattttcgGGCTGTTCGAGGAGACGGCGCTGGCGGCGTTCCTGTCCTACTGCCCCGGCATGGACGTGGCGCTGCGCATGTACCCCCTGAA GCCCAGCTGGTGGTTCTGCGCCTTCCCCTACAGTTTCCTCATCTTCGTCTACGACGAGATCCGCAAACTCATCCTGCGCCGCAACCCCGGAG GTTGGGTGGAGAAGGAAACCTACTActga